In the Colletotrichum higginsianum IMI 349063 chromosome 7 map unlocalized unitig_7, whole genome shotgun sequence genome, one interval contains:
- a CDS encoding eukaryotic aspartyl protease, producing MRSAILVHLSLLFTYTHAFFYWPSPDCLANGDCTLPTRRQLNDQDALGSDVVEESSIEGSEPQRVAREVRRLVRKYARFQSAAVRENASKSKRESQYRIIKAADTTLKNAASVAQDGTDFSYFAQVKLGDKEKPLWMLMDTGAGTSWVMGSSCKSSACEKHGSFGPADSGTYRPKGEDFSVSYGSGAVKGAKITDTVSFAGMKFDFGFGVANETSEDFNHFPFDGILGLSMAGGETENFMQVVKNSTQLPANIFCVYLNRAADGPNTSEISFGVCNPDKYTGDITYTGVGNDLGDWAVPLDGIAYDGLKSGAAGKLAYIDTGTSYVFGPKDDVALFHKNIPGSTADEEGTSYKVPCDSDKDVTFSFSNVSHVISAKDWRGGPGKDGTCTSNICGHEVVAGAWLLGDVFLKNVYAVFDKDQKRIGFAKRVDPPPVTTTTSIDSTATPPAVNNPGQGDAEPTSGPALGLGGHETATGEAAAAETSPVSQSGAASSAALTRVKAVAAASLCVAALLGLH from the exons ATGCGTTCGGCTATCTTGGTCCACCTTTCGCTCCTCTTCACGTACACTCATGCTTTCTTTTATTGGCCCAGCCCGGATTGTCTGGCCAACGGAGACTGCACGTTGCCAACAAGGAGGCAGTTGAATGATCAAGATGCCCTCGGGTCGGATGTAGTAGAAGAGTCTTCG ATCGAAGGCTCCGAACCCCAAAGAGTCGCTCGCGAGGTCCGACGGCTTGTCCGCAAGTATGCGAGGTTCCAATCTGCCGCCGTCCGTGAGAACGCATCCAAgtcgaagagagagagtcagTACCGAATCATCAAGGCTGCTGATACCACTCTAAAGAACGCTGCCAGCGTAGCTCAGGATGGCACCGACTTCTCTTACTTCGCTCAGGTAAAACTTGGTGACAAAGAGAAGCCCCTGTGGATGCTCATGGACACCGGAGCCGGTACCAGTTGGGTAATGGGTTCGTCTTGCAAGTCTTCAGCATGCGAGAAGCACGGCTCGTTCGGCCCAGCCGATTCCGGCACGTACAGGCCCAAAGGCGAGGACTTTTCCGTCTCATACGGATCTGGCGCCGTCAAGGGTGCAAAGATTACCGACACCGTGTCTTTTGCGGGTATGAAGTTCGACTTCGGGTTTGGTGTCGCCAACGAGACCTCGGAGGACTTTAATCACTTCCCCTTTGACGGCATTCTAGGACTTTCCATGGCGGGCGGAGAGACGGAAAACTTCATGCAAGTCGTCAAGAACTCGACACAGCTTCCTGCCAACATCTTTTGCGTGTACCTGAACAGGGCTGCGGATGGACCCAATACGAGCGAGATCAGTTTCGGTGTGTGCAACCCTGACAAGTATACTGGCGACATCACCTACACTGGGGTTGGGAACGACCTTGGTGACTGGGCAGTTCCTCTGGACGGTATTGCATATGATGGTCTCAAGTCTGGCGCAGCGGGCAAGCTCGCTTACATTGACACTGGTACCTCTTACGTCTTTGGGCCCAAGGACGATGTCGCTCTGTTCCACAAGAACATCCCTGGATCTACTGCGGATGAGGAGGGCACATCGTACAAGGTACCGTGCGATAGCGACAAGGACGTAACATTCAGCTTTTCCAACGTCAGCCATGTCATTTCCGCCAAGGATTGGAGAGGTGGCCCTGGCAAGGACGGCACCTGCACAAGCAACATCTGTGGCCACGAGGTTGTGGCTGGCGCTTGGCTCTTGGGAGACGTCTTTCTCAAGAACGTTTATGCCGTTTTCGATAAGGACCAGAAACGCATAG GATTTGCGAAGAGAGTCGACCCACCGCCAGTTACGACCACGACAAGCATTGACTCTACGGCCACCCCACCGGCGGTTAATAACCCCGGCCAGGGGGACGCCGAGCCGACATCCGGGCCCGCACTCGGGTTGGGCGGTCACGAAACTGCCACTGGCGAGGCTGCCGCTGCGGAGACCTCGCCAGTATCCCAGTCGGGTGCGGCATCGTCTGCTGCCCTCACGAGGGTGAAGGCGGTTGCTGCCGCTTCCCTGTGTGTGGCTGCCTTGCTGGGGTTACACTAA